In the Solibacillus sp. FSL K6-1523 genome, one interval contains:
- a CDS encoding flavin reductase family protein translates to MRAIDPNELTERDNYKFLIGSIIPRPIALITSMSEDGVVNAAPFSFFNIVSSNPPMISVSIQRKQGKMKDTARNIKGNQQFVVHIVDTNNVEKVNGTAANLAPEESEVEKVGLTLVDSTTIRVPGIKEAKVRIECELETALELGGDGESKGCDLIIGKVTHYHIEESIYEDGRIDPIGLAAISRLAGNDYAKIGKQFTIERPL, encoded by the coding sequence ATGAGAGCTATTGATCCGAATGAATTAACAGAGCGAGATAATTATAAATTTTTAATTGGTTCAATCATTCCACGTCCGATTGCATTGATTACGTCAATGTCAGAGGATGGTGTTGTGAATGCAGCACCGTTCAGCTTTTTTAATATTGTTTCATCGAATCCTCCTATGATTTCAGTAAGCATTCAAAGGAAACAGGGGAAGATGAAAGATACAGCCCGTAATATAAAAGGAAATCAGCAATTTGTTGTACATATTGTAGATACTAACAATGTAGAAAAAGTAAATGGGACCGCAGCGAATTTAGCACCTGAGGAAAGTGAAGTCGAAAAAGTTGGGTTGACGTTGGTTGATAGTACTACAATTCGAGTGCCTGGTATTAAAGAAGCAAAAGTTCGAATTGAATGTGAGCTTGAAACGGCCTTAGAACTTGGTGGTGATGGAGAAAGTAAAGGCTGTGATTTAATCATTGGTAAAGTAACCCATTATCATATAGAAGAAAGTATTTATGAAGATGGACGGATTGATCCAATTGGACTAGCTGCCATTAGTCGTTTGGCAGGGAATGATTATGCTAAAATAGGGAAGCAGTTTACAATAGAGCGTCCACTTTAA
- a CDS encoding mandelate racemase/muconate lactonizing enzyme family protein, which translates to MLQIKTIEIFNIELPLIEPFIVSYGTYPNMPSIIVKMTTQCGLIGWGEAVPDEHVTGETLEGTYAVLKHTLAPAMIGENPMNFEALHTKMDALIYSAPAAKAAIDIACFDLVGKKLNVPAYQLTGGRYHEKFPITHVLSIGTPEKMANEAAERVEMGYESFKMKVGRDVTSDVARIQAVRERIGKDIAIRVDVNQGWVNSSTTMQAVRELERLNIDWLEQPVRADDIDGMVEIKSKTSIPMMIDEGLRGFRDMREIIAKRAADKVNIKLMKCGGIYPAMKLAHMAEMAGIECQIGSMVESSVGSAAGFHVAFSNKAFTSVELTGPLKFSKDIGNLQYDVPFIQLNEKPGLGIEVDETILAELTREKDVVQ; encoded by the coding sequence ATGTTACAAATAAAAACAATCGAAATTTTTAATATTGAATTACCATTAATCGAGCCATTTATCGTTAGCTATGGTACGTATCCAAATATGCCATCGATCATTGTAAAAATGACGACGCAATGTGGACTAATTGGCTGGGGAGAAGCAGTTCCAGATGAGCATGTAACAGGTGAAACATTGGAAGGGACTTATGCAGTATTAAAGCATACATTAGCACCCGCAATGATTGGTGAAAATCCAATGAATTTTGAGGCGCTTCATACGAAAATGGACGCACTTATTTATAGTGCACCAGCAGCAAAAGCGGCGATTGATATTGCGTGCTTTGATCTTGTCGGCAAAAAGTTAAATGTACCTGCTTACCAATTAACAGGTGGTCGTTATCATGAAAAATTCCCAATTACGCATGTGTTAAGCATTGGCACACCTGAAAAAATGGCCAATGAAGCAGCAGAGCGTGTAGAAATGGGCTATGAGTCATTCAAAATGAAAGTTGGACGTGATGTGACAAGTGACGTTGCACGTATTCAAGCAGTTCGTGAACGTATTGGCAAGGATATTGCGATTCGTGTTGATGTCAACCAAGGTTGGGTCAACAGTTCGACAACGATGCAAGCGGTTCGTGAATTAGAGCGTCTAAATATTGATTGGCTAGAGCAACCTGTGCGCGCGGATGATATTGATGGCATGGTAGAAATTAAATCAAAAACATCAATCCCAATGATGATCGATGAAGGTTTACGTGGTTTCCGTGATATGCGTGAAATTATTGCGAAGCGTGCAGCGGATAAAGTGAATATTAAATTGATGAAATGTGGGGGCATTTATCCAGCGATGAAGCTTGCTCATATGGCTGAAATGGCAGGCATTGAATGTCAAATCGGTTCTATGGTTGAATCTTCTGTTGGTTCAGCAGCAGGGTTCCATGTAGCCTTTTCAAATAAAGCGTTTACGAGTGTGGAGCTAACAGGACCACTTAAGTTCTCAAAAGATATCGGTAATCTTCAATATGATGTACCGTTTATTCAGTTAAACGAAAAACCGGGCTTAGGCATTGAAGTAGATGAAACGATTTTAGCTGAATTAACGCGTGAAAAAGATGTGGTGCAGTAA
- a CDS encoding GNAT family N-acetyltransferase — translation MIATGFLGEVPYEVQLLTEAHIPQLEVLQQEVVEALPDKAILQPLDEGELRNILQGNGLMIGVFAEGSLMAFRALLKPGMDEEHLGLDVGLTTYAQLQQVLYQEISNVHPQFRGYGLQRTMADIIMQQVDTNEFSVICATVMPFNIASLKDKFSQGMHVAALKYKYGGKLRYVFAKFLNEEIRNFASETELSMADTEGQQKLLKEGYIGISMRQNESEWFVKYVK, via the coding sequence ATGATTGCCACAGGTTTTTTAGGTGAAGTACCATATGAAGTGCAATTGTTAACAGAAGCGCATATTCCGCAGTTGGAAGTATTGCAGCAAGAAGTTGTGGAGGCATTGCCGGATAAAGCGATTTTACAGCCGCTAGACGAGGGCGAGCTACGCAATATTTTACAAGGGAACGGCTTAATGATTGGTGTATTTGCGGAAGGTTCACTAATGGCCTTCCGTGCGTTGCTAAAGCCAGGGATGGATGAGGAGCACTTGGGACTGGATGTAGGTTTGACGACATATGCGCAGTTGCAACAAGTGCTTTATCAAGAAATTTCAAATGTGCATCCACAATTTCGTGGATACGGCTTGCAGCGAACGATGGCGGATATTATTATGCAGCAAGTGGATACGAATGAATTTAGCGTCATTTGTGCGACGGTCATGCCATTTAATATCGCGAGCTTAAAGGATAAATTTTCGCAAGGAATGCATGTTGCGGCTTTAAAGTATAAATACGGTGGGAAGTTACGCTATGTATTTGCGAAATTTTTAAATGAGGAAATAAGAAATTTCGCAAGTGAGACGGAACTTTCAATGGCGGATACAGAAGGTCAGCAAAAGTTACTAAAGGAAGGCTATATCGGTATTTCAATGCGTCAAAATGAGTCTGAGTGGTTCGTAAAATATGTGAAGTAA
- a CDS encoding amino acid transporter: protein MNEKKPFNDVGEHYQKHVGGIPSNADLKKMPKMIRLIGYFLIGCAAIFIVLFLFGWLIS from the coding sequence ATGAATGAAAAAAAGCCATTTAACGATGTAGGCGAGCATTATCAAAAGCATGTTGGCGGAATTCCTAGTAATGCGGATTTGAAGAAAATGCCGAAGATGATTCGCCTCATTGGATACTTCCTGATTGGTTGTGCTGCAATCTTTATTGTACTCTTTCTATTTGGCTGGCTCATAAGTTAA
- a CDS encoding ABC transporter — MIRAFKIGLMIELTNRKNLFSILIVMCIVFGCMFYMKSQAIGDGVVEKRADFYSAQAALSKFQVVDASEKGDGSDLYKNLNQQKSAVALQIATLKFEQPPLYFETSLRIANLREKAFDLEEYEKVAELYPSRIKNAMDQLYYTFLVESGSESMQEPLHYFPFLLYFFSMIGAWWYVFVSFYTSSILLDDFDHSSLIKGFPIRFDQYIFTKCITAFLYVLSFIAVIFICALPLLRNGQGDVRYPVAIYNGEPTLYTTLQYIGIGIFYMLLISIFIMLFSIILNVLLKNMYLTLFVHVILFFLPTMFPPLIQYMPYNPFHYMNFNEVLSGVPLELAVPVDITMNVGVLVISISIGIMLFVIKTFFSTGKITRA; from the coding sequence ATGATTCGCGCATTTAAAATCGGACTCATGATTGAGCTAACGAACCGAAAAAATTTGTTCTCCATACTAATTGTTATGTGTATCGTTTTTGGCTGTATGTTTTACATGAAGTCACAAGCAATTGGGGATGGTGTTGTTGAAAAAAGGGCAGATTTTTATTCTGCTCAGGCAGCGCTCTCCAAATTCCAAGTGGTTGATGCTTCTGAAAAAGGTGACGGCAGCGATTTGTATAAAAATTTAAATCAACAAAAAAGTGCGGTTGCCTTGCAAATTGCTACATTAAAATTCGAACAACCACCGCTCTATTTTGAAACATCTTTACGAATTGCTAATTTGCGTGAAAAAGCATTTGATTTAGAAGAGTATGAGAAAGTAGCGGAATTATATCCATCGCGTATAAAAAATGCGATGGACCAATTGTATTATACCTTTTTAGTGGAAAGTGGCAGTGAAAGCATGCAAGAGCCACTACACTACTTTCCGTTTTTATTATACTTCTTTAGTATGATAGGGGCTTGGTGGTATGTATTTGTCAGCTTTTATACGAGCTCGATTTTATTGGATGACTTTGACCATTCAAGTTTAATAAAAGGCTTTCCGATTCGTTTTGATCAGTATATATTCACGAAATGTATTACGGCCTTTTTGTATGTATTATCATTTATCGCTGTCATATTTATTTGTGCGCTGCCATTATTACGAAATGGACAAGGGGATGTGCGCTATCCAGTTGCTATTTATAATGGGGAACCCACACTTTATACGACCCTTCAATACATAGGGATAGGGATTTTTTATATGCTACTTATTTCAATTTTCATCATGTTATTTTCAATTATATTAAATGTATTACTAAAAAATATGTATTTAACTTTATTTGTTCATGTCATCTTATTTTTCCTACCGACAATGTTTCCGCCACTGATTCAATATATGCCGTATAATCCATTCCACTATATGAATTTTAATGAAGTGCTGAGTGGTGTTCCACTTGAGCTTGCTGTTCCCGTTGATATTACGATGAATGTAGGGGTGCTCGTAATTAGCATTAGTATAGGCATCATGCTGTTTGTTATTAAGACATTCTTTTCAACTGGAAAAATTACAAGGGCATAG